The following proteins come from a genomic window of Ovis canadensis isolate MfBH-ARS-UI-01 breed Bighorn chromosome 22, ARS-UI_OviCan_v2, whole genome shotgun sequence:
- the LOC138427537 gene encoding glutathione S-transferase omega-1-like, which produces MSGGTVRSLGKGSAPPGPVPEGLIRVYSMRFCPYAKRTLLVLRAKGIRHEVININLKNKPEWFFKKNPLGLVPVLETSLGQLVYESAITCEYLDEAYPEKKLLPGDPYEKSCQKMVFESFSKVPSLMVSFLRKQNKEDCSDLKEELHKEFSKLEEILTDKKTTFFGGNSLSMIDYLIWPWFEWLEALELNEYVDHTPNLKLWMASMKNDPIVSSLPTDVKTLRGFFNLYLQNSPEACDYGL; this is translated from the exons ATGTCCGGCGGAACGGTCAGGAGCCTGGGGAAGG GAAGCGCGCCCCCGGGGCCCGTCCCCGAGGGCCTGATCCGTGTCTACAGCATGAGGTTCTGTCCTTACGCCAAGAGGACGCTCCTGGTCCTGAGGGCCAAGGGAATCCG GCATGAAGTCATCAACATCAACCTGAAAAATAAGCCTGAGTGGTTTTTCAAGAAGAATCCCTTAGGCCTAGTGCCGGTTCTGGAAACCAGTCTGGGTCAGTTGGTCTATGAATCTGCCATCACTTGTGAGTACCTGGATGAAGCATATCCAGAGAAGAAGCTGTTGCCAGGCGACCCCTATGAGAAGTCTTGCCAAAAGATGGTCTTTGAGTCCTTTTCTAAG GTACCATCTTTGATGGTAAGCTTTCTTAGGAAGCAAAATAAGGAAGATTGCTCTGACCTAAAAGAAGAACTGCATAAAGAATTCAGCAAGCTGGAGGAG ATTCTGACTGATAAGAAGACAACCTTCTTTGGTGGCAATTCTCTTTCTATGATTGATTACCTCATCTGGCCCTGGTTTGAATGGCTAGAAGCCTTGGAGTTAAATGA GTATGTAGACCATACTCCAAATCTAAAGCTCTGGATGGCATCCATGAAGAATGATCCCATAGTATCATCTCTCCCCACCGATGTGAAGACCCTTCGAGGTTTCTTCAACCTCTACTTGCAGAACAGCCCCGAGGCCTGTGACTATGGTCTCTGA